The following are encoded together in the Anopheles nili chromosome 3, idAnoNiliSN_F5_01, whole genome shotgun sequence genome:
- the LOC128725966 gene encoding nedd8-activating enzyme E1 regulatory subunit — protein MSSPAPKSPEMSDKSRKYDRQIRLWGEHGQTVLENAHVCLINATALGTEILKGIVLPGIGGFTIVDHRTITEEDVGCNFFLDLESIGQSRAKRCMQLLQELNPDVNGDYLDEHVEPLIDGQPDFFRSFDVVIATCISQRTILRLSNVLWDQNIPLIVARSVGFYGVARLQLREHCIIETHPDNKPTDLRLEHPFEGLKKHMDETEITNKVPWLVVLYKILQEWVAAHDGRYPSNYREKSDLREMIRSKMEGEQENFEEAIKAVNSSFGGGTPSTAVREMLQDHRCVNVNTESNAFWIMARALKDFVENEGNGLLPLPGVLPDMTADTNSYINLQNVYRNQAAHDAEIVFRRARQLLKELNKPNDLITEKDVRLFCREAANITVVQGTKLTDEFDKGYHREMNISSVLETPNSLMGHYIVLRALDQFQADYGCLPGESEAESDTGGMKSLAAKMLSEWGIGTPLSDDLAYEICRYGGAEIHSVSAFLGGCIAHELIKLVTKQYRPFDNTFIYDGSTLQTQIYKL, from the exons ATGTCGTCGCCTGCTCCAAAATCTCCCGAAATGTCTGACAAAAGCCGCAAATACGACAGACAAATCAG GCTTTGGGGTGAACACGGGCAAACGGTGCTCGAAAACGCTCACGTTTGCCTAATAAACGCGACAGCCCTTGGTACGGAGATTCTGAAGGGCATCGTGCTGCCCGGCATTGGCGGTTTCACCATAGTTGATCACAGGACCATAACGGAGGAAGATGTCGGGTGCAATTTCTTCCTGGATCTCGAGTCGATCGGTCAATCGCGAGCCAAGCGCTGCATGCAGTTGTTACAGGAATTAAACCCTGATGTTAACGGTGATTACCTGGACGAGCATGTGGAACCCTTAATCGACGGGCAACCTGATTTCTTTCGCAGTTTTGATGTCGTCATTGCGACTTGTATTAGCCAACGAACAATTTTGCGTCTCTCTAATGTGCTGTGGGATCAAAACATTCCCCTAATAGTCGCACGTTCGGTAGGGTTTTACGGTGTGGCTCGTCTACAGTTGCGCGAGCATTGTATCATCGAAACGCATCCAGACAATAAACCCACCGACCTGCGGTTGGAACATCCGTTTGAGGGATTGAAAAAGCATATGGACGAGACTGAAATTACAAATAAGGTACCGTGGCTGGTAGTGCTATATAAAATACTGCAGGAATGGGTGGCCGCACACGATGGCCGATACCCTTCGAACTATCGTGAAAAGTCGGATTTGAGGGAAATGATTCGTTCTAAGATGGAAGGCGAGCAGGAAAATTTTGAAGAGGCAATCAAAGCGGTAAATTCCAGCTTTGGTGGAGGAACACCATCTACTGCCGTACGGGAGATGTTACAAGATCATCGATGTGTAAACGTAAACACGGAG AGCAACGCTTTCTGGATAATGGCACGTGCTTTAAAAGATTTTGTGGAGAATGAAGGCAATGGATTGCTACCGCTGCCTGGCGTTTTACCCGACATGACTGCCGACACAAATTCGTACATCAATCTGCAGAACGTTTACCGTAACCAAGCGGCACACGACGCGGAAATTGTGTTTCGCCGTGCCCGTCAGTTGCTTAAAGAGCTGAACAAACCCAATGATCTCATCACCGAGAAAGACGTGCGACTATTTTGCCGCGAAGCGGCCAACATCACGGTAGTGCAGGGCACTAAACTCACCGACGAATTTGATAAAGGCTACCACCGAGAGATGAACATTTCCAGCGTATTGGAAACACCGAACTCGCTGATGGGTCACTACATCGTACTACGAGCGTTAGATCAGTTCCAGGCGGACTATGGATGTCTGCCCGGCGAAAGTGAAGCAGAATCGGATACGGGAGGCATGAAGAGTCTTGCTGCCAAAATGCTTAGCGAATGGGGTATCGGCACGCCGCTGAGTGATGACTTGGCGTATGAAATTTGTCGGTACGGAGGAGCAGAGATACATAGTGTTTCTGCGTTTTTGGGTGGTTGCATTGCTCATGAGCTCATTAAGTTGGTGACAAAGCAATATCGACCATTTGATAATACGTTTATCTACGATGGATCCACTTTGCAGACTCAAATCTATAAATTGTAA
- the LOC128727649 gene encoding transcription factor 25 — protein MSYRILRKLQGNELEIKEQIDEVSDGGDADYDTNSTSSQNRNNKKQLNINRYDLLNQQQSLSESEVKEDDNDETEKDAADGSVSVHLAEAKKRKKKKKKKTGKYISSSARRSSEDNADIEDDFTRTVKEVDKLFGNFPRVSEHHHVRPGSTEGALARAEGKVAVGLTAKSLLNVQHKNLNPQYEMKRMFGSKVVGDQQNKRRNVRGASRMLKSTYLVNPKDSWPPVGKSGIYMNLVQAPEPGSSTSTAGPKAVFDKNVIYFAFEHSPSYRQVQQKFLDAVESMDSENIIRIIKQHPYHVDSLIQLSELCKMSEDHAMASELIEHALLALESSFHTMFSLTQGNCRLDYRRQENRALFISLFKHSQHLESRACSRTALEVAKLILSFDPVNDPLAMILIVDYYAIRAKQYEWLVTLFEEWDATNNLSQLPNMAYSYAMALFHLNRTDAADKALQYALLMFPGVLRPLMDELSIQADSRVAGHNYFGPSAYNKALVALQQLMSLYVCRSKLVWRDTELLPWLERNVNTVLDRVDAKEDVVAEYATKRSQRYANPPRQVLRHIVLSDFKEKVPLAQFIKQETEPVLMCDPLPPLDSINIYSRPTMTSTGQRLSNDPLHLFFQSLFPSFSAQPQPGAPAQAQQANVGINQVQDGQQAGPAAVGGGGGGGVAGAERDLMSLHAYSSTLNTIVEAMREFLSGIRALERPNDADVDEAESTEEDEPNDYLT, from the exons ATGTCGTACCGAATTTTGCGCAAGCTGCAAGGCAATGAGCTGGAGATTAAGGAGCAAATCGATGAGGTGTCCGACGGTGGTGATGCTGATTACGACACCAACAGCACTAGCAGCCAGAACCGCAACAACAAGAAGCAGCTCAACATTAATCGATACGATCTG CTGAACCAACAACAGTCGTTGTCTGAGAGCGAAGTCAAGGAGGACGATAAcgacgaaacggaaaaagatgCAGCGGACGGTTCCGTGAGTGTGCATCTGGCTGAGGCAAAAAagcgcaagaagaaaaagaagaaaaagacggGCAAATACATCTCGAGTTCGGCGCGCCGGAGCAGCGAGGATAACGCCGATATTGAGGATGACTTCACGCGCACGGTGAAGGAGGTGGACAAGCTGTTTGGCAACTTTCCGCGTGTTTCTGAGCATCACCACGTGCGTCCGGGGTCGACCGAGGGTGCCCTTGCTCGCGCTGAAGGCAAGGTAGCTGTGGGTTTGACCGCTAAATCCTTGCTGAATGTGCAGCATAAAAATCTCAATCCGCAATACGAAATGAAGCGCATGTTTGGCAGCAAGGTCGTCGGCGATCAACA aaataaaCGGCGTAATGTGCGTGGCGCATCGCGGATGCTTAAGTCCACCTACTTGGTGAACCCGAAAGATAGTTGGCCGCCCGTTGGAAAGTCGGGCATTTACATGAATCTGGTGCAAGCACCTGAACCAGGATCCTCGACGTCCACTGCCGGCCCGAAGGCAGTTTTTGACAAAAATGTCATTTATTTCGCGTTTGAACACAGCCCTTCGTATCGCCAGGTGCAGCAAAAGTTTCTCGACGCCGTCGAGAGTATGGACTCGGAAAACATTATCCGCATCATCAAACAGCATCCGTACCACGTTGACTCGCTGATTCAGTTGAGCGAACTGTGCAAAATGTCCGAGGATCACGCAATGGCTTCGGAGCTGATCGAGCACGCGCTGCTGGCTCTCGAATCGTCCTTTCACACCATGTTTAGCCTGACGCAGGGCAACTGTCGATTGGACTACCGCAGACAGGAAAACCGTGCCCTTTTCATTTCGCTGTTTAAGCACTCTCAACACCTGGAATCAAGGGCTTGCTCCCGGACTGCGCTGGAGGTGGCCAAACTGATACTGTCGTTCGACCCGGTTAACGATCCGCTTGCCATGATTCTGATTGTCGATTATTACGCAATCCGGGCCAAACAGTACGAATGGCTCGTCACGCTGTTTGAAGAGTGGGACGCTACAAACAATTTGTCCCAGTTGCCAAACATGGCGTACTCATACGCTATGGCTCTCTTTCACCTGAACCGCACGGATGCCGCTGATAAGGCTCTTCAGTATGCGCTGCTAATGTTTCCCGGTGTTCTGCGCCCGCTGATGGATGAACTCTCGATACAAGCCGATAGCCGGGTCGCGGGACATAATTATTTTGGACCTAGCGCGTACAATAAGGCATTGGTGGCACTTCAACAGCTGATGTCGCTGTACGTGTGCCGCTCAAAGCTAGTGTGGCGCGATACAGAGTTGCTACCGTGGTTGGAGCGTAACGTTAATACGGTGTTGGATCGGGTGGATGCCAAAGAGGACGTTGTCGCAGAGTATGCCACCAAGAGGAGTCAAAG GTATGCTAATCCACCTCGACAAGTATTACGTCATATCGTGCTGTCAGATTTCAAGGAAAAGGTACCGCTGGCCCAGTTTATCAAACAGGAAACGGAACCAGTGCTAATGTGCGATCCACTGCCCCCGCTGGATTCCATTAATATCTATTCCAG GCCTACGATGACATCTACCGGACAACGCTTATCGAACGATCCGTTGCATCTATTTTTCCAATCATTATTTCCAAGCTTCAGCGCTCAGCCACAACCTGGTGCACCAGCCCAGGCGCAACAGGCGAATGTTGGCATTAACCAAGTGCAAGATGGACAACAAGCTGGAccagctgctgttggtggcggtggtggtggtggtgtagcCGGGGCCGAACGAGACCTCATGAGCCTGCATGCTTACAGCAGCACGCTTAACACGATCGTGGAAGCTATGCGAGAATTTCTGTCCGGTATCCGTGCGCTTGAGCGGCCAAACGATGCCGACGTGGATGAGGCCGAAAGCACTGAGGAAGATGAGCCAAACGATTATCTGACGTAA
- the LOC128724239 gene encoding syntaxin-7 has translation MSYASFDNATGESNVTNEADFQKTAQIIVASIQKILQNVSSMQRMVNQFGTAQDSPELKQQLHQIRSYTQQLISDTTNQLKDLVNCKERHLKIQRDRLVDEFSAALNAFQAVQRKTVDLEKNAVRQARQASGAGLALHKPPSSHHSSMGSSYNNTANSGSSMFEDNFITGSRGQTQQQLQEEIDLQALEDQEQTIRELEENIVSVNEIYKKLGALVYEQSHQVDSIEASVEQTSVFVSEGVQQLKQASHYQNKARKKKFILALIAAAILAIIILIILLHR, from the exons ATGAGTTACGCGTCATTCGACAATGCCACGGGCGAATCAAACGTTACCAATGAAGCAGACTTTCAAAAAACGGCCCAAATTATTGTGGCCAGTATCCAAAAGATTCTTCAGAATG TATCCTCGATGCAGCGTATGGTTAATCAATTTGGAACGGCGCAAGATTCTCCAGAGCTAAAACAACAGCT CCATCAAATTCGTTCGTACACACAACAGCTGATATCTGACACGACAAATCAATTGAAAGATCTCGTCAACTGCAAAGAACGACATTTGAAGATTCAACGCGACCGGCTGGTGGACGAATTTTCAGCTGCCCTCAACGCTTTCCAGGCCGTGCAGCGTAAAACGGTCGATCTGGAGAAAAATGCCGTCCGACAAGCGAGACAAGCAAGTGGTGCCGGACTGGCGCTTCACAAACCTCCCAGCTCTCACCATTCGAGCATGGGCTCGAGCTACAACAACACGGCAAACAGCGGTAGCTCAATGTTTGAAGACAACTTCATTACAGGTTCCCGCGGTCAAACACAGCAACAGCTACAAGAGGAAATTGATCTGCAGGCACTCGAGGATCAAGAACAAACTATTCGGGAACTGGAG GAAAATATTGTTAGTGTGAATGAAATATACAAGAAGCTTGGTGCTCTAGTGTACGAACAGAGCCATCAGGTGGATTCGATCGAGGCTTCGGTAGAGCAGACAAGCGTTTTTGTGTCAGAAGGCGTGCAACAGCTTAAACAAGCAAGTCATTATCAG AACAAAGCGCGCAAGAAGAAGTTCATCCTTGCATTGATAGCTGCTGCAATATTAGCAAtcattattctcattattctGTTACACCGTTGA
- the LOC128726442 gene encoding queuine tRNA-ribosyltransferase accessory subunit 2 — MKFTLSTVTKCSGRLGMLGGLQRLPNVGLQTPALILHTKGGCVPHLSKEVMQLLSQESGFLQVSISNTLQMQEAIKASQLSFSEFTAQNSCASLLFLRDPSESPIAGIPEKESIPVYTRYGRRNLTAQDYMTVVETFRPDAYVPLYDGDTDAASSKKREQKSLDRTEKFVEQCLERHRNSDALRTSCLIGPIVGGFNEKLRERSVNFLQSLDASFVGYLIDGLYTHGVNVEHMDGTATLPIVTDVCSRLPAEKVRFCLGAFDPKLVLEMIAAGVDIFDTSYVYVKSAQQHRALVFSFDVASPGEHVTELDTTDTRWADDFSPILPGCSCYTCKKHSRAYVHHLHNTREMLGPILLMIHNLHHYMEYFKTIRTHVNNDTLPELKKHMAEQKTLPPYKPPVEDKKVLPASVLKTDLLPAADVVEDKQSKKQRA; from the exons ATGAAGTTTACGCTAAGCACCGTTACTAAATGTTCTGGCCGGCTGGGAATGCTGGGTGGCCTGCAAAGACTACCCAACGTAGGCCTCCAAACACCGGCGTTAATTTTACACACAAAG GGAGGATGTGTACCTCATCTAAGCAAAGAAGTGATGCAGCTTCTTTCCCAGGAGTCTGGTTTCCTTCAAGTCAGCATTTCAAACACACTTCAAATGCAGGAAGCAATCAAAGCGAGCCAGCTGTCTTTTTCGGAATTCACCGCTCAAAACAGCTGCGCCTCGTTGCTCTTCTTGCGGGATCCAAGCGAATCGCCCATCGCGGGCATACCAGAGAAGGAAAGTATTCCTGTGTACACGCGCTACGGGCGACGAAACTTAACTGCCCAAGACTACATGACGGTGGTGGAAACCTTTCGGCCCGACGCGTACGTTCCTCTGTATGATGGGGATACGGACGCGGCAAGTTCGaaaaaacgcgaacaaaaGTCCCTCGACCGCACGGAAAAGTTTGTGGAGCAGTGTCTCGAACGACATCGCAATTCGGACGCTTTACGGACATCCTGCCTCATTGGGCCGATCGTTGGTGGGTTCAACGAAAAGTTACGCGAGCGATCAGTCAATTTCCTGCAGAGCCTCGATGCATCTTTTGTGGGGTATCTAATAGATGGCCTGTACACGCATGGCGTGAATGTGGAACACATGGACGGAACGGCCACGTTGCCGATTGTGACAGATGTCTGCAGCAGGCTACCAGCAGAAAAAGTCCGTTTCTGCCTCGGTGCGTTCGATCCGAAGCTCGTCCTAGAGATGATTGCGGCCGGAGTGGACATTTTCGACACCAGTTACGTGTACGTTAAGTCCGCCCAACAACACCGGGCATTAGTATTTTCATTTGACGTTGCATCGCCAGGGGAACATGTGACCGAGCTGGACACCACCGATACAAGGTGGGCTGACGACTTTAGTCCAATATTACCCGGATGCTCGTGTTACACGTGCAAGAAACATTCCAGAGCGTACGTACATCACCTGCACAATACGCGCGAAATGCTTGGTCCCATTTTGCTAATGAT TCATAATTTGCACCACTACATGgagtattttaaaacaatccGGACCCACGTTAACAACGATACGCTTCCGGAATTGAAGAAACATATGGCGGAGCAGAAAACACTACCACCGTACAAACCACCCGTTGAGGATAAAAAAGTACTACCCGCAAGTGTGCTGAAAACGGACTTACTGCCAGCAGCAGACGTTGTCGAggacaaacaaagcaaaaagcaaCGAGCTTAA